The DNA segment TCTACGTCTTTTAGGGTCATCCCTGTTGTTTCTATTGGGGTATGGAAAATAATTTTATTGGGGATATTTCTGAGATAAAAAGAGCCATCATCGGGGAATACTTTCCAATTAAATGGCATTGTTACGGGAACAATGGGAACCTGGGTTTCTATTGCTGTTCTGAATGCTCCGTCTTTGAATGGGTTCAAACGAGGGTTCGTATTGCTATTTATAATTCCTCCTTCGGGGAAGATAGCAAGTGATTTTTTTTCTTTGATGGCATGTATAGATTTTTTAAAAGCATCTCCTTTACTTTTTATGCTTTTTCTATCTACGGTTATGTGAAGTTTTTTATATACATAACCAAAAAAGGGGACTTTTGATATGGACATTTTACCGACAAACACAAAGGGTATGGGAATGAATCCAAAAGTAGGTATATCTATCAAGGAGGCATGATTACTGCAAAAAACGTACTGCTTTGTGGTATC comes from the Chitinophagaceae bacterium genome and includes:
- a CDS encoding lysophospholipid acyltransferase family protein, producing the protein MLSKIKLFFNRIYMGYSFGVFGLVFFLLLPLFLIGIHLKPFNRSVLLLNHIWTRLFFFFSCMRIKIEWESPIDTTKQYVFCSNHASLIDIPTFGFIPIPFVFVGKMSISKVPFFGYVYKKLHITVDRKSIKSKGDAFKKSIHAIKEKKSLAIFPEGGIINSNTNPRLNPFKDGAFRTAIETQVPIVPVTMPFNWKVFPDDGSFYLRNIPNKIIFHTPIETTGMTLKDVDALRNKTFSIIENEIKKYFPY